The nucleotide sequence GGTACACGTATCCGGATGGTTTGGATACGGAAGTGTTCTCGATGGCTGCGCTAAAACAGGCGTGGCGCGAGGCGAGCAAGCAATCGGAACGTGAGCATGTCACGCCGTACTTGCGGGCTGGGAAGTTTCGAGTCGTCAACGTCGCGAACGACCTTCCACTCGAAAAGAGTCAGCGATGGACGGTGGATCATCCCGCGGATATGGATTTTATTCGGGGAGTGTATTCCACCTTCGGCGGAAAAACCGATTTCAGATATGAGGACGTGATGCAGATTTTGAAAGAGAGGCCGGAGTTGGCAGCAACGCAGACTGAGACCATCACCAACGAAGGGTATTACCGCACCCTGTATCAGCAGGCGAAGGCTGGGGCTGCTCCGAAGTTGCGGCGTACGAAATCGCAAGACTGGCTGGAGCGTTCGAAGAAGGTAATTCCGGGTTGTGCGCAAACGTTCAGCAAGGGGTACACGCAGTATGTGCAGGGCGTAGCGCCCATTTTTCTAGAACATGGCGAGGGCTGCCGCGCATGGGATGTGGACGGCAATTCGTACATTGACTACGTGCAAGGGCTGTTGCCTAACATTCTGGGTTACGCGCATCCCGAAGTGAATCGCGCGGCCGCGGAGCAACTGGCGCGCGGTCACAGTTTTTCTTTGCCGAATCCGCTGGAAGTGGAATTAGCGGAGCGTTTGACCCGACTGATTCCGTGCGCGGAGATGGTACGCTTCGGCAAGAACGGTTCCGATGCCACGTCGGGGGCGGTGCGCGCGGCGCGGGCGTTTACCAATCGTGAACGCGTGGCGTGTTGTGGATACCACGGATGGCAAGACTGGTGTATCGGTACGACGACCCGCAACGCGGGAGTTCCAAAAGCGGTGCGGGAACTGTCGCAACCGTTCACGTATAACGACCTGTCCAGCCTGGACAAGGTACTGAGTTCGCATCCGGGAGAATTCGCCGCGGTCATCATGGAGCCGTTTAATTTCGTGGAGCCGGCCCCAGGATTTCTTGCAGGCGTGAAAGACCTGGCACACAAGCATGGCGCGTTATTCATCTTCGACGAAATATGCAGTGGGTTTCACTTCGGATTAGGAGGGACACAAAAACTTTTTGGAGTGATCCCGGACATGGCGTGCTTCGGGAAGGCGATGGGGAACGGATTCCCGATCGCTTGCGTGGTGGGGCGTTCCGACATCATGCAGGTCTTCGAAGAGATTTTCTTCAGTTTCACGTTCGCTGGGGAGGCTGCTTCGATGGCAGCGGCGATGAAGGTGCTCGATATCCTGGAACAGACCGACGCACTGGCGCGCATCGAATCCGGCGGGCGAACGTTGGCAGAGGGGCTGAAGACTCTCGCGAAGGAAGCCGGTCTCACCGGCCGCATTGACCTGGTGGGGCGGCCGCAGTGGTCCTTGCTCAAGTTCCGCAATGCTGATGGCTCGGATAGTGCAGTTCTGAAGAATTTGTTTCAGCAGGAAGTTGTTAAACGGGGCATCCTGCTCCTGGCAACCCACAATGTGACGGCAGCGCACGATGCAGGAGCGATTGAAGCGACGTTGGCATCGTACGCGGAAGTTGTGAAGACCCTTGCCGGATGGCTGAATGAGTCTGATCCTACTCAATTCTTGGAGGGCGCGATGGCCCAACCGGTGTTCAAGGTTCGCTAGCGGGAAATGCAAGAGTGTTGAGAGCACTCTGCGCCACCTGATCCGAATTCCTCGCGCCTGACTGCTACAATTTCGGTCAGAGAAAGACCGCCATCCGCATGAAAATCTTACTCTTGCACTCCGAGGACTCTCCTCTTGCAGGTCCCTGGACTGGCGAGCGATGGGATGTTGTGTATGACTTGGGGCGGAGCGGCTGGCCAGCTTGTGAGCGTTGGAGCCGTGCCTTCGGTTGTCCCGTGAAGCCGATTGACGGACTTCGAGATGGACTCGCAGAGATCCAAAAGGTGCGGGAGTTGTTGCAACTAGGCCTCGGGCGTCTGGTCGATCGCGAGGGCCTGGACTGGTGGGAACTGACTGCTATTTTGGTCCACGATCAACTGGAGACCGTGGTTGTCCTCCGCAAGTTGGCGAATGGCCTTCCCGATGACGCGGAAGTATGGATTACACGGGATGGTTTCCATGCGAACGCGTTGCGGCAGTTGCTGGGTGCACGCCTGCACGTCATTCCGTCGCCTGCGGTTCGGTCGCGAAATGGTGTTGCGCACTACGTGAATCGCCTGCGACAGCTCCCGGCTGCGCAGGTGGTACAGATCCTGGGCGACAAATTTGACGTCAGGTATCGTCTTCGCCGTCATCTTCATGGGCGCTCCGATCGCAGCTCTGCGCCAGTCGTACTGGTTCCGTCGTCGTACGTGAATGTTTCCCTGATGGCAAATGCGTTTGCGCAGACAACCCCCGCCAGCGAATTCCTGTTGGTATCGACGCGCTCTAGCGGGCGCCTGAAAAAAGTTGCGGGTAACGTTCGACAGGAGTGGCTGGCTTCGTATGTGGATCATTCCGGTTTGGAGGAATTGCCGGAACTGCTGCGGCGCTGGGAAGCGTTAAAGCAAGAGATTAACTTAGTGCCGGAGTTTGCAGCACTGGCTCACCTTGGATATGTGGATGATTTTCCGCGACGCTTTGCCGATGGGCTGGCGATCCGAGATGCGTGGCTGGGCGTACTGAAGCGCGAGCCGGTCTTCGCCGTGCTTTGTTGTGACGACAGCAATCCGCATCTTCACATCGCGTTGCTGCTGGCTCAGAAGCGCGGCTTGCCGTCGATGGCATGTCACCACGGTGCGCTGGACGGACGCTACCTGATCAAGACCTGCCACGCTGACGTGCTCTTGGCGAAGGGGCGAATGGAAGCCGACTACCTGGTCAATACATGCGGCGTGGACGCGTCCGTGGTTGAGATTGGTGCTCCCGTCTCTGCCCCTCGTCGCGAAAAAACTCGGGTGGATAAAGGTGACTGGATCGTATTTTTCTCTGAACCCTATGAGCTGATCGCGGAAAGGGCGGAAGAGATTTATCGCGACATCCTTCCGGGGCTTGTTGATCTTGCCGCGCGAACCGGGAAGAAACTGATTGTGAAGTTGCATCCTTCGGAAAATCTGAGCGCCCGGCAGAGTCTTGCAGAGATGCTGCTTCCAAAAGGGCAGGCAGGCGCGATCGAGTGGGTCACGGGTCAACTGAATCCAGAGTTGCTGCGGCGCATGTGGTTTGGTGTGACGGTCCAGTCGTCGGTGGTGGTGGAGTGCGCAGTTCTTGGGTTCCCATGTTTCTTATGTGAATGGCTGGATATGTGGCCTTACGGATATGTAGCGCAGTATCGAAAATTCGGCGTGGGGATAGGCTTGGTCTCGCCGAACGATATCGCCCAGATCCCGGAGAAGCTGGCTGCGTGGCGTCCAAGCAAACAAGTGGCGGATGATTGTTGGCAGACGCTAGAGCAGGGAAGGTTCGAAGACATGCTGGCAGGAAAAACGGCCACGCCTAGTCCGCTGGGGATGCAGCGATCCTGATGAATCCCGGCACACTTCTGATTCGAGCCGATGCCACTCCTGAAATGGGCAGTGGGCATGTGATGCGTTGCCTGGCACTGGCGCAGGGCTGGCGGGAAGCGGGAGGCAACGTCGTGTTTGCGATGGCGCTTTCAACTCCGGCCGTGAATCGAAGGCTAGCGGAAGAGAATTGCCGGATCGTGGAGATGTCAGTACCGGCCGGAAGTTCCGACGACATCGCAGCCACGCGGGAAGTTCTGCGAGTGGAATTGCCGTCGTGGGTTGTGCTGGACGGCTACCACTTCGACTCTGCATACCGGGAGGCGATTGGACGCGCAGGCGTGCGATGCATGATTGTCGACGACAATGGCGGCCCGGGAAATTTTTCCGCGGAATTGGTCGTGAATCAGAACGTGCATGCTGACGCAGCTCTCTATCCGCAACAGGGTCGGCATACGTGGCTATTGTTGGGGCCGCGCTATGCGATGTTAAGAAGAGAGTTTGCGGACCGGGCCGGATCGGCGCGAAAAGTTCCGGACGTGAGTAGAAAACTTCTGGTCACCATGGGAGGCAGCGATCCCAATGAATTTGCGCCGCGGCTGCTGCCGTCTCTCATTGAGGGACTCGATCGGGAAGTAGAAATCGTCGTCGTGGTGGGTGGCAGTGCCAGTGGTTCCAATGCAATGAAGATCAAGGCATCGTCCCTTCCGGCACGGGTGCGAGTGATGCAAGATGTGCGGAACATGGCAGAGTTGATGGTGTGGGCGGACCTGGCGATTGCGGCGGCCGGTACGACCTGCTGGGAATTGTGTTGCATGGGACTCCCGTCCATTGTGGTTGAGGCAGCCGAGAATCAGCGATTGCTTGCTCGAACTCTGGATACGATCGGGAGCGCCGTGAATGCGGGGCCGGTGCAGGACATCGACTGTGATGCTCTGGCCGAGCTGACTGGAAAATTGCTCCGCGATCCATTGCGCCGCAGCGAACTATCCCACAGAGCAAAGAAGCTGGTGGACGGGCATGGCGTCAGGCGCGTAGTGACGCTGATGACTGCAAAACTTAAAACTCGCGCGGCGGAAGCCCGCGATTGTCGTGTGCTGTTCGAATGGGCCAATGATCCGGTCGTTCGCGCGGCGTCATTCACTCCAGACCCGATCCCGTGGGAGAGCCATCAGCGTTGGTTTGAAGGTCAATTGGGAAATGCCGGTGCGCGTATCTTTCTCTTCGAGGGTGAATCGGGACAACCGGTGGGGCAGGTGCGCTACCAGATCGAGGGACGCCGTGCCACGTTGTCAGTCAACGTGGATCCGAGCCTGCGCGGCCAGGGGCTGGGAGCAAAGGTTCTCCTGCTGGGAGTCGAAGAATTTTTCAATACGACGTCTGTGGATATGATCGACGCTTTCGTGAAACCATCCAACGAACGTTCTCTCATGCTGTTTCGAACAGCTGGCTTCGAAGAGAAGGGCGTGAGCCAATTGCGCGGGCAGGATGCCGTGTGGTTTGTGTTGCAGCGATGGGGGACAAGCAAGTGAGCGAGACGATTTACATCGGTGGTCGCGAGATTGGTGCCGGGTGCCCGGTATACATCGTCGCGGAGGTGTCTGCGAACCACAACGGCAGGTTCGAGCAGGCCGAGAAAATTGTTGAAGCTGCAAAGGAAGCGGGCGCGGACGCCGTCAAATTGCAAACCTACACCGCAGACACCATCACCATCGCTTGCGATCGCGAGCCCTTTCAAATTGGGGGCGGAACGCTGTGGGACGGCAAGACATTGCATGAGTTGTATCAGGAAGCCTGCATGCCGTGGGAATGGCAGCCGAAATTGAAGAGCGCCGCCGAAGCTTTGGGTATGCAGTGTTTTTCGAGCGCGTTTGATTCAACCGCCGTTACATTCCTGGAGACCCTGAACGTTCCCGCTCACAAATTGGCTTCGTTCGAACTGGTCGATTTGGCGCTCATTCAGAAAATGGCGTCCACAGGCAAACCGCTGATCATGTCCACGGGCATGGCCACTCTTGAGGAAATTGAAGAGGCCGTAACGGTTGCGCGCACTGCTGGTGCGAAGCAGATCGCTCTGCTGAAGTGCACGAGTGCCTATCCTGCGCCGGCGGAAGAAATGAATTTGCGGACGATTCCGGAACTGGCACGGCGGTTCGATGTTCCGGTGGGACTGTCGGATCACACGATGGGAGTCGCGGTTCCGGTCGCGGCGGTGAGTTTGGGCGCCTGCATCATCGAGAAGCACTTGACGCTTTCGAGGGCGGATGGAGGCCCGGATAGCGGATTCTCGCTGGAGCCGGCTGAATTCAAATTGATGGTGGAAGCGGTGCGCACGGCTGAACGAGCCCTGGGGGATGTTCATTTTGGTGTCAGTGAACGCGAAGCCCGCAGCCGCGTGTTCCGGCGCTCCCTGTTTGTCGTGCGCGACCTTAAGGCAGGCGAGATTTTTACGGAAGAAAATGTCCGCTCGATTCGTCCCGGCCACGGATTGCATACGCGCCACCTGATCGAGATCCTCGGCAAGAGAGCGGCCGTCGATATTGTGCGCGGCACTCCTTTGCGCTGGGATCTGGTGGCCGAAAAGTGATTGCGGTCAGTTCACTTCTGCGGCGCGTGGTCTATCCGGCGATGTCCCGCGCGAACCTGTTCTCGCATCGGATCGGCGATGGAGAGGTGGGCGTTGTCACGTATCACGGCATACTGCCGGCGGGTTGCACGCAGGGAGCGTCTCCGATCGAGGGCGCGCTGCTGACCGCCACGCAATTTCGGCAACATTTACGATTTCTGAAGACGCGTTACCATCTGATTTCACCGGATCTGTTTCGGGCGTGGCTGAAGGATGGTGCGTCGCTTCCGCCGCGCGCTGTGCTGCTGACTTGTGATGACGGACTGCTCAATGTCCTGACGGATATGATTCCCATTCTTCTGGAGGAAGGGGCACGGTGTCTTTTTTTTGTGACCGGCCGCTCACTCGAAGACCGGGCAGAGTGTCTGTGGTATGAAGAGCTCTATCGCATGCTCGATGACGCTCCTGCGAATATATCCGTCGTGGTCGGAGCGAAGACGGAATGCAAGGCTTCATGGACGTCGAAGGACTTATCCGGAATATGGTGGAGGCTGGTGCAGGAATATTCGGTCCTCAACATGAATGACCGCGTGAACTTGCTTCGCTCGTTGAGAAAGGAATGGCATCTCGCCGATGATTGGGGACGTTCTGAAGATGAGCTGTCGGCACGACGCTACCATTTGCTGACTAGCCGGGAATTGAAGCAACTTGCAGCCCAAGGAATGACCATAGGCGCACATACGCTGAGTCACCCTTTGCTGTCACAGATGCCTGCAGAATTTGCTGAACAGGAGATTCGCGAGTGCAAGACGCGCCTGGAGTCCTATTTGCAACAGGACGTCTGGGCACTGGCTTATCCTTTTGGACATGAAGGGTCGGCTGGTGCGCGAGAGATGACGATGGCCGAGACATCTGGATACGATTGTGCTTTCCTGAACTGTGGCGGTGGAGTGGTCCAGAAAGCGAGTGCCCGGTTTGGTTTGCCGCGTGCCCATGTGTCGTCGCAAATGAGCCGGTCCGAGGTGGAAGCTCATTTGTCGGGGTTTCACCACTCGCTCCAACGAGGTTTCCGCGGCGATGGTGGGGCAAGCTTATCCAATCCTGGGCAGGGTAGATGAAGATTTTCAATCGAAAGCGAGTGCGTTGCGGGGCTGCAGACGCTAAAGAGAAGGCGAGCCGTACATGCGCCTGACCTGGATGAATGCTGTCCCAGAACAGCCGGAGATTCGCGAGCAGTGGAATGCCCTGGTTTTTCAAATGGAAACGCCCGAGGTCTTCTATACGTGGGAGTGGATGGCGGCATTCACGCGGGCGTACCAGGGCAGTGTTCAGCCCTGGATTGCAATCGCCTACGAGGGCGACGAACTTGTGGGCATCGCAGCGCTGGTCCGGTCGTCGGAAACGGAAGCATCCTTTCTGGCAGGGACTACTGCGGACTATTGCGATTTCATTTCGCGTCCGGAAAAGCGTAAGGAGTTGGTTGCTCAGGTACTGCGAGAAGTACAGGAAGCGGGCGTCCATACGCTGCTGCTTGCGAATCTCCCCGGAGACTCGGCGACCGTTGCTGAGATCAAGGGAAACAAATCGTTCAAGAGTTTTCTGCGGACGGGATACATTTGCGCGCAGGTTCAGATGGGGTCGGAGGAGGATCGCCGGGTTCTGAGCAACACGGTTCTGAAAAAGAAGATGCTGCGACGGTCTCTCAACACCCTGCGGCGAATCGGGCCGGTTACTTTGCAGCACGATACCAGCGCTGGATCAAAGAAGAGCGTGATCGAAAGATTTTGCGGCACACATGTGGCGCGTTTTCTGGCCACCGACCGGATCAGCAATCTGGTGAGCGCGCAACGCCGGAATTTTCTGGTTGAACTGGCGCAGCTGCTCGGGGATCAGGGCTGGTTTGACTTGATGGTGTTGCGGGCCGGCAGTTGGGTGCTCGCACTCAACTACGGATTTCGGTTCCACGGGAGTTGGTTCTGGTACCAACCCACCATCATCAACAAGTATGAGGAACTGTCTCCGGGGTATTGCATGCTGGCGAAGATTGTCGAGGACGCGTGCCGCAATCCCGAGGCTCGAGTAGTGGACCTCGGGTTGGGGGCGGAAGGCTACAAGGAACGCTTCTTCAATGCGGAGCGGACGACACTGTATGCGACGTTGGCGAGCAGTGGCAAAGATCTGTGGAAGGTAAGAGCCAGGTACTACGCGGCGCAAGCAGTCAAGCACTCGCCCCGCCTCGAAGCGTCCGCGCGGAGGTTGGAAAAGGCGATTCGAAACATCCGAAAGCGCGTTGCCGAGGATGGGTGGGCGAGCGTGCTCGGCTGGGCTGGACAACGATTGCAGAGGTCGTTCGCCAGCGACGATGAAGTTCTTTTTTTTCAGTGGGGCAACGGAGCCGACGATCCTGCTAAGCGCGGGGGATTGGTGCCGATTACATGGGAGATTTTGTCAGCGGCAGCAATGCAATATTCCGAAGACCAGGAGACGCTTGACTATCTGTTGCGATCGGCCACGCGCTTTCGCGCGAATCAGAGCCGTGGGTATGCATTGTTGGCAGCGGATGGAGTCGTTCAGCATTTCGCATGGGCCGGTCCCTACGAGGGATTTGCGATGGCCGAACTGGGAGAGACCCTGCGGGCGCCTTCCACGACCAGTGTCATGATCTTTGATTGCTGGACACCGCGCGCACTGCGTGGACAGGGACTATACGCTCGAGCGATCACGCAGTTGGCGGGACTTCTCTCCGCCGAAGGTAAGGATGTTTGGATCTTCAGCGCGGCAGCCAATCAGGGTTCCATGGCCGGAATCCAGAAGGCTGGGTTCCAAAGGCAAGCTTCTCACTTCAGGCGCAAGATTTTGTGGTGGGCGAAAACTCGGCAGGAAACCACGGTCGTATCAGCGCGGGCAGCCTGACGCGCTTTCGAAGATTACGCTGACTATGGACAACGACACCAACTCGCAACGCGACATTCGACTACCCGCGAAACTTCTTGAGGCCGCCGAAAGGCTGATCCAGGGAACGCGGTTCAAGTCCGCGGAGGAGTTCCTTTCCTTCGTACTGCAGGAGTTGACTTCCGTTGACAGTGCACCCTCCGACGAACGAGAGCGAAAGTTAATCGAGGAGCGACTGCGTGACCTGGGGTATCTGTGAGCAGACTCGGGTTGCTGCGGAAACTCCGGCAAGAGATATCGCTCGACCTGCGATTCAGCCGTCCGCTGATTTTGTTGCAAAGCGATGACTGGGGTCGGGTCGGAGTGCGCGATGCGGAAGGCCGGGAAGACCTTCAGGCTGCGGGAATCCATCTTGGTGAGCGCCCGTACGATTTGTATTCGCTGGAAACTTCCGAAGATGTTCACGAACTAACTGGAATGCTGCAATCCCTGCGGGATTCAGTTGGCGAGCCGCCAAGCCTCGAAATGAATTTCCTCGTGGCCAATGTGGATTTTCAAGCAAGCGCGGCGGCGGGTTTCCGCGACATCGTGCTCAAGCCGCTGGTCAAGGGACTGCCTGGCAGATGGACTCGGCCGGGTCTGTTGGAGGCCTACCGCGACGGGATTCGAGCCGGAGTCCTTGTGCCCGCGATGCACGGAACCACCCATTTCTGTCAGCAGGCGGTTGCCCATGCCCTGACGAGCGGCGGCGAACGAGAGGAACTCTTGCGAACCCTGTGGAAAGCCGAGACCCCTTATATTCATTGGCGAATGCCGTGGGTGGGCTACGAATATTGGGATCCGGAGAAGGATGCCACGGAACGATTCATTTCGGAAAAAGAACAGAAACATTGGATAGAGTGGGCTGCTGCGTCCTATCGAGAACTTTTCGTAGAGAACGCGGTGTCTGTATGTGCCCCAGGGTATCGCGCTGCGTCGTCAACTCATCGTCTCTGGAAAGAGCAGGGCATTCGCATTGCACAAAATGGTCCAGGCAAATTGCGAGCCCCGCATTGGGATGAGCATGGGCTGCTCCACACTTATCGATCGATGGATTTTGAGCCTGCAGTGAATGTTGAGTTGCGGTGGGAAGAATGTGTCAAGGACGCGGCCAGGTGGTTCGGCCGGGGATTGCCGCTGATTGTCTCCGTGCACTCCATTAATTTTCATTCCACGCTGGCCCCGTTTCGACAGAAGACATTGCCCGTGCTACGGGAGTTTCTGAGTGCGCTGCATAAGAGTTTTCCAGATCTGCTGTACGTAAACAGCAGGCAGCTATTGGAGATTGTCGAGACTGGAAGCTACCAGAGCGAGAATGGCAGAGTCGCGGTGACGACGAAGGGCAAACCAGGAGTACGACCGTGAACGCACGCAAGTCGCTCATCTTGATTACGGTGGACTGTCTGCGCGCCGACCACTGCGGATTCGCGGGATATCCGCAGGCAACGACGCCGTTTCTCGATCGTCTCGCGCAAGAGAGCTTTGTCTTTCCAAAGGCAATTGCGGTCGGCGTCCCCACTTATTATTCGTTTCCCGGAATCATGGCATCACGGTTTCCGCTGGCTCTGGGTCGTGAAGTCGTCGGCATTGCTCCGGGAGAGCCGACTCTGGCGAGTGTCTTGCGAAGCGCGGGATATCGGACGGCGGCTTATGTCGCAGGAAATCCCTATCTCGCGAGCCGGTCTGCATATAGTCAGGGATTCGAAGTCTTCCGTGATCATTTGTTCGATGAAACTCCACGGACGAGTGCTCAAACCACTGCAACCGTTACGGCCCATGGGCGTCTGACGGCTTTGAATCTACAGATCGCCGAAGCGGCACATCGGTCTCGCCCGCTCGGGAAGCTGTATGACGCGCTTTATTTTCAGTATCGACTGAAATTTGCAGCTCCAAAAGCGCAGAGTTTTGATCGTCTGCGATGTTTCCCACCGGCCAACGTGCTGGTTGATGAAGCATGCGAGTGGTTGGGATCCGTAGGGCACCAGCCGTTTTTTCTTTGGATTCACTTCATGGACCCGCACGCTCCTTATTACCCCGTTGAAGAAGCGCTGTCGGCGATGGGCGAGCACATCAGTCCCGATCGCGGGCGGTACCTGAATGCGGCATGGGTAGAGATGAGCGCCAAGGCGATCCGCAGGTATCGTGCGGAGATCGTGCGCTTGCACGACGCGGGAATTCGCTGGGTTGACACCCAGGTGGAGCGATTGGTTGAGACATTGCGCCGACAATCACTCCGGGACTCTTCCGTCCTGGCTCTAACCGCGGATCATGGCGAGGAATTTCTTGACCACGGGGGGCGCTTGCATTTTTCCTCCAGTGCGTATCAGGAGATGCTGCAGGTGCCGCTCCTGATGCGAGTGCCGGGCGCGCGGAAGGTTGCGCTGTCGGATGCTCCATTCAGTCAACTGCATCTGGCGCCGACGGTTCTGGATGCCATAGGCGTTTCCGCCCCCAAGGAGTTTCAAGGTCGCAGCTACTGGAGCGAAATGCAGCACGGGGGAAATTGGGATCATGCACTGTCGGAGTCGATCGGATCGTGTACGAATCCGGCGGACGCCAGCAGGCGCATCGGCGGCCGCGTTCTGGTAGTCCTGGACCAGCGATACAAACTCGTGCTGGACTTCGACCATCATCGAGAAGAGTTATTCGATCTGGTAAGCGATCCGCGCGAACTACACGCACTCCCTATCGACGCGTACAAGCCGGAGCGCGCGCGGTTGCTGGCCATTCTGTTGCGGCATGTTTCATCAAACGTGCGCGAGGCCAATCGGGAAATGACGCTGCGAGCCAGACTCCACGAGATTGGACTAGAATGGAAACACTCCAAAATGGATTCTAAAACTCTGGCGTCTTGATCGACAGAAGGTCCATGCCGCGCGCTCCCCGGCTCATCAAAGTGTTTACGCCGTCCTTCGCAGACGACGGGGACACGAACGCTCAGAATTTGA is from Acidobacteriota bacterium and encodes:
- a CDS encoding aminotransferase class III-fold pyridoxal phosphate-dependent enzyme, producing the protein MIVAIVQARMGSQRFPGKTLVDLQGRPMLARVVDRVRQSRMVDRVVIATSRGSADDPIAEFCREEEVACFRGSEDDVLDRFYEAAKENGADVVVRITADCPLIDAGVIDRVIECFQRGDCDYASNALRYTYPDGLDTEVFSMAALKQAWREASKQSEREHVTPYLRAGKFRVVNVANDLPLEKSQRWTVDHPADMDFIRGVYSTFGGKTDFRYEDVMQILKERPELAATQTETITNEGYYRTLYQQAKAGAAPKLRRTKSQDWLERSKKVIPGCAQTFSKGYTQYVQGVAPIFLEHGEGCRAWDVDGNSYIDYVQGLLPNILGYAHPEVNRAAAEQLARGHSFSLPNPLEVELAERLTRLIPCAEMVRFGKNGSDATSGAVRAARAFTNRERVACCGYHGWQDWCIGTTTRNAGVPKAVRELSQPFTYNDLSSLDKVLSSHPGEFAAVIMEPFNFVEPAPGFLAGVKDLAHKHGALFIFDEICSGFHFGLGGTQKLFGVIPDMACFGKAMGNGFPIACVVGRSDIMQVFEEIFFSFTFAGEAASMAAAMKVLDILEQTDALARIESGGRTLAEGLKTLAKEAGLTGRIDLVGRPQWSLLKFRNADGSDSAVLKNLFQQEVVKRGILLLATHNVTAAHDAGAIEATLASYAEVVKTLAGWLNESDPTQFLEGAMAQPVFKVR
- the pseG gene encoding UDP-2,4-diacetamido-2,4,6-trideoxy-beta-L-altropyranose hydrolase, which codes for MNPGTLLIRADATPEMGSGHVMRCLALAQGWREAGGNVVFAMALSTPAVNRRLAEENCRIVEMSVPAGSSDDIAATREVLRVELPSWVVLDGYHFDSAYREAIGRAGVRCMIVDDNGGPGNFSAELVVNQNVHADAALYPQQGRHTWLLLGPRYAMLRREFADRAGSARKVPDVSRKLLVTMGGSDPNEFAPRLLPSLIEGLDREVEIVVVVGGSASGSNAMKIKASSLPARVRVMQDVRNMAELMVWADLAIAAAGTTCWELCCMGLPSIVVEAAENQRLLARTLDTIGSAVNAGPVQDIDCDALAELTGKLLRDPLRRSELSHRAKKLVDGHGVRRVVTLMTAKLKTRAAEARDCRVLFEWANDPVVRAASFTPDPIPWESHQRWFEGQLGNAGARIFLFEGESGQPVGQVRYQIEGRRATLSVNVDPSLRGQGLGAKVLLLGVEEFFNTTSVDMIDAFVKPSNERSLMLFRTAGFEEKGVSQLRGQDAVWFVLQRWGTSK
- the pseI gene encoding pseudaminic acid synthase, producing MGDKQVSETIYIGGREIGAGCPVYIVAEVSANHNGRFEQAEKIVEAAKEAGADAVKLQTYTADTITIACDREPFQIGGGTLWDGKTLHELYQEACMPWEWQPKLKSAAEALGMQCFSSAFDSTAVTFLETLNVPAHKLASFELVDLALIQKMASTGKPLIMSTGMATLEEIEEAVTVARTAGAKQIALLKCTSAYPAPAEEMNLRTIPELARRFDVPVGLSDHTMGVAVPVAAVSLGACIIEKHLTLSRADGGPDSGFSLEPAEFKLMVEAVRTAERALGDVHFGVSEREARSRVFRRSLFVVRDLKAGEIFTEENVRSIRPGHGLHTRHLIEILGKRAAVDIVRGTPLRWDLVAEK
- a CDS encoding polysaccharide deacetylase family protein; this translates as MIAVSSLLRRVVYPAMSRANLFSHRIGDGEVGVVTYHGILPAGCTQGASPIEGALLTATQFRQHLRFLKTRYHLISPDLFRAWLKDGASLPPRAVLLTCDDGLLNVLTDMIPILLEEGARCLFFVTGRSLEDRAECLWYEELYRMLDDAPANISVVVGAKTECKASWTSKDLSGIWWRLVQEYSVLNMNDRVNLLRSLRKEWHLADDWGRSEDELSARRYHLLTSRELKQLAAQGMTIGAHTLSHPLLSQMPAEFAEQEIRECKTRLESYLQQDVWALAYPFGHEGSAGAREMTMAETSGYDCAFLNCGGGVVQKASARFGLPRAHVSSQMSRSEVEAHLSGFHHSLQRGFRGDGGASLSNPGQGR
- a CDS encoding GNAT family N-acetyltransferase — translated: MRLTWMNAVPEQPEIREQWNALVFQMETPEVFYTWEWMAAFTRAYQGSVQPWIAIAYEGDELVGIAALVRSSETEASFLAGTTADYCDFISRPEKRKELVAQVLREVQEAGVHTLLLANLPGDSATVAEIKGNKSFKSFLRTGYICAQVQMGSEEDRRVLSNTVLKKKMLRRSLNTLRRIGPVTLQHDTSAGSKKSVIERFCGTHVARFLATDRISNLVSAQRRNFLVELAQLLGDQGWFDLMVLRAGSWVLALNYGFRFHGSWFWYQPTIINKYEELSPGYCMLAKIVEDACRNPEARVVDLGLGAEGYKERFFNAERTTLYATLASSGKDLWKVRARYYAAQAVKHSPRLEASARRLEKAIRNIRKRVAEDGWASVLGWAGQRLQRSFASDDEVLFFQWGNGADDPAKRGGLVPITWEILSAAAMQYSEDQETLDYLLRSATRFRANQSRGYALLAADGVVQHFAWAGPYEGFAMAELGETLRAPSTTSVMIFDCWTPRALRGQGLYARAITQLAGLLSAEGKDVWIFSAAANQGSMAGIQKAGFQRQASHFRRKILWWAKTRQETTVVSARAA
- a CDS encoding sulfatase, coding for MNARKSLILITVDCLRADHCGFAGYPQATTPFLDRLAQESFVFPKAIAVGVPTYYSFPGIMASRFPLALGREVVGIAPGEPTLASVLRSAGYRTAAYVAGNPYLASRSAYSQGFEVFRDHLFDETPRTSAQTTATVTAHGRLTALNLQIAEAAHRSRPLGKLYDALYFQYRLKFAAPKAQSFDRLRCFPPANVLVDEACEWLGSVGHQPFFLWIHFMDPHAPYYPVEEALSAMGEHISPDRGRYLNAAWVEMSAKAIRRYRAEIVRLHDAGIRWVDTQVERLVETLRRQSLRDSSVLALTADHGEEFLDHGGRLHFSSSAYQEMLQVPLLMRVPGARKVALSDAPFSQLHLAPTVLDAIGVSAPKEFQGRSYWSEMQHGGNWDHALSESIGSCTNPADASRRIGGRVLVVLDQRYKLVLDFDHHREELFDLVSDPRELHALPIDAYKPERARLLAILLRHVSSNVREANREMTLRARLHEIGLEWKHSKMDSKTLAS